A DNA window from Citrobacter tructae contains the following coding sequences:
- the ttdB gene encoding L(+)-tartrate dehydratase subunit beta codes for MKKILTTPIKAEDLEDIRVGDVIYLSGTLVTCRDVCHRRLIELKRPIPYDLNGKAIFHAGPIVRKNGEKWEMVSVGPTTSMRMEAFEKEFIEQTGVKLVVGKGGMGPLTEEGCKQFKALHVIFPAGCAVVAATQVEEIEEVHWTELGMPESLWVCRVKEFGPLIVSIDTHGNNLIAENKKLFAERRDPIVDEICEHVHYIK; via the coding sequence ATGAAAAAGATCCTGACAACCCCGATCAAAGCTGAAGACCTGGAAGACATTCGCGTCGGCGATGTCATTTATCTCTCCGGTACGCTGGTGACCTGTCGCGACGTGTGCCACCGCCGCTTGATCGAGTTAAAGCGCCCGATCCCTTACGATCTGAACGGTAAAGCCATTTTCCACGCCGGACCGATCGTGCGTAAAAATGGTGAAAAATGGGAGATGGTCTCCGTTGGCCCAACCACCAGCATGCGTATGGAAGCCTTTGAGAAAGAGTTTATCGAGCAGACTGGCGTCAAGCTGGTGGTCGGCAAAGGCGGTATGGGACCGCTGACGGAAGAAGGCTGTAAGCAGTTTAAAGCGCTGCACGTGATCTTCCCGGCCGGCTGTGCGGTTGTCGCCGCAACGCAGGTTGAAGAAATTGAAGAAGTGCACTGGACGGAGCTGGGCATGCCGGAATCCCTGTGGGTGTGTCGAGTCAAAGAGTTCGGCCCTCTGATTGTTTCCATCGATACCCACGGCAACAACCTGATCGCCGAAAATAAAAAGCTGTTCGCTGAACGTCGCGATCCTATCGTCGACGAAATCTGCGAGCACGTGCACTACATCAAATAA